Within Quercus lobata isolate SW786 chromosome 5, ValleyOak3.0 Primary Assembly, whole genome shotgun sequence, the genomic segment tgtaTGCAAATGCATGTATGTGTTTCTTGTTGTAACCATTGCAATTATTTTCCTGTAATAGCTGGATACCATATCAGCTGGGTTTGTGGAGGGAGCCTGTGCTGCTAAGTCAATTCCTCAGCATGAGAGTTTAATTAGGAAATACAGTATCAAGTTGGCATCTGCAAGCTCTGTAAGGGTGATACTTCCCTTCTTGTAAATGGGcagatttattttaaattttagatgctGATAGCCTAGTATTggaaattaatttgttttaaaggATATCTGGATGGGTACACAATTGCTTTTCACAGACATCAGGGTTGCTGCAGAGCTACTTGTAAATCAATTACGTGGTTACCAGGTTGCagagagggaaagaaagaagttaaaaaaaactttaaatgaCATTTCTTCACTTATCCCAGTAACAATTCTAATGCTACTTCCTGTAAGcactctttcaatattttttttttttttttttttttttttttttaatttttaattttttatatttatcactGACTCAAGAACATACCTACTTATGTATGAGTATGACCTTTAGTGAGTTTAGAATTCTGAAATTGGACCAACCAATAAATATAGCAACTTTATTCTGATGTAATAGTTTGTGAACTCAGACTAACAATTACAAAGTTTAAACAAGCTTGACCAAAGTCACAAGAGTAGGAAACTTTTTCAAAGAACCTGATTTAATGATGACAGACTTTCATCCGTCTTtacatgtcaaattttcttGTTTCCCGTTGTTTAGCTTTTATCCACTTAAATGCATCAAGACCAATTACGGTATTCCTTATGGTACCAAGAGTGAAAGCATTGTCTATCCAGATAAAGGTTCATTAAATTAGTTTATTCTTTTAATGTAGCCCTTATAAATGATGACAGCACCCCTTGTTCACAATGAGGTAGAGGCGTAGAGCTGTAAGTCTCTAACCAGAGACAGTAAGCTGAATAAAAAGTTCAATAATTGAAACATAATAAGGTTTATTAACTTGTTCATCGTGctacaatttgtttttgttttgtttttttgtttttgttttttgttttttgttttttgtttttttttttgtttttgttttgtttttttgtttttttgttttttgtttttttcttttgttaatcaTTTATAGTTCTTTATAGAAGctaactctttttttctctcatgtATAATATGCACTTGTGTGTCAAGGTGACCTATTAATAGGGCTACACGAGCAGAGTTTATGTAAGAAACTCTCATAACGAAGTTGACAAATTTTCTCTCCCTGTTCTATGAGCAGGTATCTGCTATAGGTCACGCAGCCATTCTAGCAGCAATCAAAAAGTACATACCATTCTTGGTAATTGCCTCCccattgtttttaaaatttattcaagTGCTTCCTGTTAATCATGTTTTCATATAATGCAACCAGATTCCTTCTCCATATTCTTCTGAGCGATTGGATGTTGTGAAACAACTAAATAGAACTAAGAAGATGGAAGTTCAGTCATGGAGCAACCTTGAAGATCCATCCTCTAGAATACCAAAGTAATTTTTTCATGGGATCTTGTTGTCTAAATGTTGCTTAACAGCTCCTTATACTAACCTTGTTGCACAATCAGTACATTGATGGATGCATACATACATACGTTGAGACAGAATGTATAAGTAGACAAACTATTTACTTATCAAAGAACCAAAGTAGTTTGACAAACACATTTTCTGTTGATTTATGGTTGGGTGCAAATACGAATTTGGGGATGCAAAAGATTCAGGTTCCAAATCAGAAACCACCTGAGGTTATATATTTCCACTGGCACCTCTATAATGATGTCAATGTTACTTGGTTCAAAGCTTTTCCTCAGAATTTGACAATCAACTAAAACATTGACATTAACACAAACTGTATAGATTTTATCTTTCTTCCTATCTTAGCATTCATTCTTTGGGCAAGTTCCCAGCTACCCTCTATAGCATCTCATTGCACCCAAAGCATCATGCATTACCTTCCTTCTCTTTTATACTAACCATATATGTGTATTTTAATTACTGGTTTTAAGATCACCTCTAATACACCAGTGATCTGTCCAAAGCTTCACTCTATCCCCCACCCCTACCTCAAATcgaatatttttgctaaaaacctCCCAACCCATTCTAATACTtctccacaaaccacacccatgTACCCTTCTATCTAGCTTGGAGGTCCATCCCCCCCATTCTTCCCCAAATTTTAGAGTTACAACCCTTCTCCAAAGCTTTGTCTCCTCAACCCCGAACCGTCGCAACCATTTCCCTAGTAAGGCTTTATTAAGAGTAGTTAATTTCCTTACTCCTAAGCCACCATTTTCCAGAGGTGCACACACCTTGTCCCATCCCACCAAATGAGTCTTGGAATCCCCCCACAAGAAATCCCTTTGCAACCTCTCAATTTTATTGGCCACATACGTAGGGATagtaaaaatagataaaaagcAAGTAGGAAGACTAGATAATGTACTCTTTAGCAACATCAATCTTCCACCTTTTGACAAATTCATCTTCTTTCACCCAGCCAGCTTCCGCTCAATTTTCTCcaagataggattccaaatagtGGGGGACTTGTGGGACGCCTCCAATGGCATACCAAGATAAGTCATAGGCAAAGATCCAGTTTGACAACCCAAAATCTCTGCCAATACATGGACATTAGGAACCTCCCTAATGGGAACCATCTCGCTCTTTAAAGTGTTAACCTTCAAACCTGTCACGGCctggaaacaaagaagaagcatCCGAACATGTAGAATCTGTTCCTCATTTGCATCACAAAATAGAATTGTATCATCTGCAAACAATAGATGCGAGACACATACCCCTCCACCACATCTACCATCAGCCTTAAAACCTCGAAGTAAACCAGCCCCTTCAACTCTTTTCATCATCTTACTGAAGACCTCCATCATAACCAAGAACAACAAAGGAGATAACGGGTCCCCTTGTCTCAACCCCCTCgaactcccaaaaaaatcagTTGGAGACCCATTAAACAAGACAAAGAATTGGATTGTAGATATACATGTACGAATCAACTATTAGTTTAATGTTTTACTTTctagttttaattaattaagattAATATGTTTGTTATAATTAATGATTTGGTAGAGAAGTAGAAATTTACGTGCTAAAGTTTAATACAAAGTTTCAAAGttaatatcaatatatatatatatatatatatatatttttttttttttgagagagagtttcaacttatggttataaagtaatagtaataataacCACATTATGtggttaattagatttattttattttattctattgaaTTAGTATCTTGTAATTACTCGTTTCCTCTATTGAGATATTGAGAAATCCAGTgtataaaacaaatcaaaaactaaaagagtTGGGCTAAACTTACAGATTTAGGTGAACATGTTTAGGGAAGTTGATAATGAGGCATTAGAGTTTTAAACCAGATCTTAAACATTGAAAACAATGTCTCCTTTAAAGAGTCCTAGTATACTAGCTATCTTGTTATGAAGTGCATTAATGGTTTAGTCTTTGGCTCCCAATGCAAAAAAAGCAGTCAACTATACTTGGTCAATAAGAGGCATGGAGTGGATCTAGTCCAATAATGAATAGACAGAGCTATTATGAATATAAATTGGCAATGTCTACTATGCATCCTTCGGCAAGAACATGATCCAGAATAATGCATGGGAAGATACAAGTTGAGAAACACCAGGCATATCCATTGGTAATTGGCAAGTTaatttctcacttttctttcAAAGGGGCATAAGTATTCATTTAACCATCCACCTAagcaaaaattttaatgaattgatTCATTCAACCTTCCAcctaaataaaagtttaaaaataattaatttttattttttgtatcaaaatagaaataattttatgtcttagcatttaaaatttaataatttttttgagaaactacttaacttttatatttatatatatatatatatatatatatatatatatatattgtagggactCGATTTTgcgacgaacctaaacagtattgggttcgtacgtacaaaggcccaaacaatatcatttgtagagcgtgggtttgaaaggctaggccttggtcaccagacggtgggtttttcgtgatgttcccacatggttaagttttcttcacccctggagtctttctcctggaggtgggctgggaggctccggtttttggccatttttcccagccccttgcttggtgcacctacctttttattatatagtctgtcttggttgatcctggccctccacttgttggtcaggcaggtgcttatttctgtatccatcccatcagcCGTCCTCTCTTACTTtttattagttgcatggatcgaagtttacaccgtccaaatgtcttttctcattaatcagctctgggtattggcaggtgcatttactgaagaggggacgcattttccttgatccaattttaCACCTTGCTTCCCTGTGGGCtccattccactcacatccccttgagggggctgtttggggattgcctccaccaagatgttggtcttcccattgaagctctggaatgccgaggacagggtagtttctcagccgttccccttaaCACCCCGGCCatcgatcattcgtcctcggcaagagaCCTCCTCGGCGCGGGCCccgggcccagatagagtttgggccggattgtaaacttcccggacccacatatatatatatatatatatatatataaaatagtattttgcACCAAATATGCCTTGTCAATGTATAAATGCCAAGTACGTAAACTAACATGttgattgataaatttttaaaattaagtgcCAAGTATATATTATCCTACACTCttaactaataattttattcCACACGTTTTATTAGTTAAGTTGCAATATCCTTATGTTTGCCATAAAGAGTATTCTTGAAAAGATAATAgaataagttttattttattcatgcTTTGggtagaaatatatattttttaaatgaaatttattcttaaaaaagtTAGACATGTTCACAAATATAACAATCTTAAGGGACAAGTACTATTTATAGGAGAAGTGTCATTTCAATCTCAAAGAAAATTGTTGTATTTTAGCATGTATGCAAAATTTAGacaagaagaagaggaagtggAATATATTACCTATCCACCaaagaattaaattttctttcagTTTTTTCTTACGTGgtaacataaaaactaaaaaaatgacttgtatagtatattattaaaacaagtgTTCCAATCAAATAGTTTTGCTAGTGAAATTGCTCGTGTGGATATATGATGAAAGGGACATCTAACCTATCAATATGGCAATGGGTATTTCTTGATctcaaaactttaaatttttaattatcttttttaattttattcttttctctttttcttaacTATAGTTTGACATTCCTTCTTTAGTTTGGAATTATTGAACGAATCTAGTGTACCACTTTCTCTATAACATTTTAGGTACAACAAATCAAAATATGTCATGCGTCTATTAATTcctaaatttaagtttttctttttcactcctctcaaaaaaaaaaaaaaaaagtttttgtttcacttttctaaaataaaagattaaaaaataaaagccttCTCATCCTCCTCGTGACCCTCATCATCGAGATGGACAGCAGCCAGCACGAGCTCCACCACAGGCCAGCCTCCTCGACGCCCCCACTCTCGTCTTCACTTCAGTTTCTAGAGAGAATCTTATTTGATAGGATTATGTacttttggttttgggtttccAATTTTGCAATAAATTTGGCCTTTGATTGTGTAGGAAAAGAAGTTAAACATCTTTAAATTCAACAAAGCAAAACccatcttcctcttcctctatCCCTTTCCCTTaacttttaagaaaaacaaacacCATTACTCTGGCCCCAGAGACCCCAAAGCCAAAACTGACCCAAATTTGCTACCGATCGATCCCACTTTATGATTCAATATTGTCTGTAGCATTGAGGTTTTGTTGGTTGGAAGTTTGAATGAAAGTCATTTTTTAATCTGTTGAATGGACCCATTCGGCCTTTTTCATGGGCATTCCACAGTGCCTGTGAGATTGGGGTGGTGGTCTCTATTTAGTGACGGCggaggaagttttttttttttcttaatatattttattttgagaaagtgaaacaaaaagtcaaaaacttaaatttaagaattaataaacaCATGACAGATTTTGATTTGTGGTTTATAGAGTGGTACAGAAGATTTTGATTCCAAACTTGGGAGGTGAATTTACTTAGAGGACTATGTATTTAGAGCCTAATGAAGTTTTTGTTTGTCTATCAGGGAAGTCTAATATATTAAGAATTTCATTTAGggggacccaaaaaaaaaaccctattttataatcttttttttttttttttttgatacgcCTATTTTATAATCTTGATACTATGAAAAATTCTCTTCCAACTTTGTTAGAAATTGCATATCAAAACAAAGTTGCCAATAATGAGCTTTCACAATAAGACTCACCATCTATGGAggaaagagcaaaaaaaaataaaataaaatgaaactgATAATAAGGATATTTgcatttttgcatttttgaataggcattaaaaatttaaacatgcCTATCTACATTTATTACCATATCATGCAATATTCAAATATGTAAATGCATAGAGTATGATCAAATCAATACATCactcttattatttttctatttaatttgtgtataaaatagaataaattaaagattacaatttttttacatttaaaattagAGATATTGAAGGAAACTAATAACAAACATAAGGAGtgttgaaaaattttgttccCCAACCTAGAAAAATGCAATCCATATTAGATAGTTCACTGTAAATTTGAGTTTTAAGAGATGTGTTAGTGCTCAAAATCATCCTCCTACACAGCATGATAAAACCAACTCTGAACTATAGTTCCATAAAATTTATCCAATCCTATCTCTGATGAATATTAACTAGAGTTTTTCTTGGTACTGAATTTTAGTCACAGCTTGAACAGCTTCATTAAAAATGATGGTGTCCACGTGTTTGATGTCATTATTGTACTCTACTGCAGATGATCCAATTTGTTCTGGAAGATAAATATTTTGACATTCAACTCAATGTCAAACATAATCAAGTTGCTCTAAAACTTGAGGGTATAATGAAACTTACCAAAAAAAGTGGAAATATGCAACTTCCTTGATAGTGTTAATGAGCAAACATTTGTATTGTTAACCTTCTTGATGTATGaaactaaattaactaattatttgTTAATGGGCAAATATGTGTATTGCTAACCTGCTTGATGTAtaaaactaaattaactaataatTTGTTGATGACATggcaaaaatagataaatatgcATTGTTGAATCATTaactatataaataattttcaaatgctttttttagttgtttgcGTATAATCTAAATCTATCTACATGCTTCACGTTAAGACACTAATTACTCAtctaaaagaacaaaataaaaaatccaatcaAATCAGTAttacacaaatattttttttaattttgttcaaaCTTGTAGTAACACAAAATCTTCTAACAATGCACTGTCATAGAAGgatccataaattttttaattaggtATATAAATAAGAATATCAATGGTTGAAATAATATATGGtttgaaatgagagagagagattagccAGAGCAATGAGTTTTATCTGTCTTATTTTGATTTCTAAGGCACAACTAGTTCATGCATCTTAAtgttaagaaaaagaagaatgaattGAAATACTGTTGCTAGTAGAACATTAAAAATTTGTACttatgcccaaaaaaaaaaaaaaaaggtttgtctGTAAGGCAAACTatgtagaaaaaattaaaaaaaaaaaatagagtgggaaaaaaaggaaatgatTAGATATAATTAAATTAGTAATTATACCCCTATCTTGTTCgatttgaaaaatttttttaaaagcaattaCAATATCATTGAGTTCCATGAAAATAAATCCATTTCTTTTAAGGAATTGAACTCTTTTCAATGCAAAATAAACTGAACTTGCAATTAAATACCGAATGATAAGAGTATTTGcttccaaatatatatatataaatgaaaattcatCTCAAGTTAAGAGCCTTGCAGCTTAACTGTTTGAACCTCATGGTGTATTCATGACATCCAAACCCCCTCTCATTTGTTGTAtctattgaattaaaaaataaatgaaataaaaaaaatcttaattaagtTTAATTGCAACTGCATCAAATTGAATTTCAACAAGTGCTccttgttttgattttgggctttgttgtttcttttaattGGCTCCAATGGAAATTAGTAATTAATTGATGTTGATTCATattttgatttggaaaaaataaatttggttgTAGTTATTACGTCAACTCTCCTAATATGAAAGGGACTAATTTGTATAAGTGGCAGTGAGTAACCTCTTGTAGTTGTGCTCTATAGAagcatggaattttttttcctgcgCAACTTTGATTTAAAAAGTGCTTTATGTATCTTAGAACCTCTATTTTGATCCAAGACATCAACTTTTATTTGTTCTATATATTGCCTTTTATTAAAGAGAATCAAATAGCAACATTAGTAAAAAGATGTTAAAAATTACAGAATTATCTTGTTACTTATgaagataaagtagcttttaaaattttaataatggcATATTTCTTGAACCGctttaaacatataatatattgAAGTTTTTGAAACATAAACTACCCCTTACTTTGAATTAAGTTTCTCTCTAAATTAGTTTGGGGAGAAATTCTTCAAACTTTTCATATCTCTTTTTCAGGTGTTAatattgaaaatctaatcgttgaaaTTCATACTCcttatatattcttaacataaatatcaaattttgttcaaattggatgttattttctatttgatcaataaacttattttttatacataattttggATCACAAAAAcctgaaattttaacatttatttgatgatatagtaattgatctttgatcttcttaaaattttgcaagcatgaaagatgtaataagaacatgcaatccaacgattagattttaaaaattcacacttaatataaagatatataagAAGTCTATAAGGTTTCCCTCCAAGTATGAATGATGtaataagaatatataatttaacagctagatttttaaaattcacacttaatatagagatatataaaaagtttagagagaaacttTATTCATTTTACTAATCTAGTCATCAAAATTGGAAATTTGGATACCCAACCAAAAATTCAAGTATTGCTACTTCCAATTGGAGTAGGAAAATATGAGGAAGATATAACTGAATGTTTCTTTTCCCATTAAGGATTGGATTGGATTTatttagatgatttttttttttttagaatactaaatatttttaacacacacatgagagaagagaaagttttaaaaaaacttagagTGATGTATATCCAAAATAGCTTTAATTTAGATGAAATTGATGCCACATTAAAAGAGTGCAATGGTagacacaacaaaaacaaaaggaaattattgtgtacttccggagtaccataaatgtgtactatCGCCTCTCACATATATGATAGgtcttattaattaaatttatggtgggatTTACCATTCATGTAAAAGGaaggagtatgcatttatggtaatctgagaatacctaataatttttcaaaaagaaaaataaacttaaaacgTCAGTGAAAACATTCTTGTTTCAAATCTATAATCCTGGCAGTCTTATTGCCAATATCCAAACACATATAATCTTTTATTTTgcctttgaaaattttcaaatcgaCAAGCTAGCGGAAAATCATTGCTTTTagaaaacaaatagcaaaaaaaaaaaaacatatagacATCAtgttcagagagagagagaaacaattaCAAACCTGTAGATCTAGACATGGGTTCTGATGAAAGCGACGGAACAATGAGATAGAGctatgaaaaataatattttggtgaGTGGGGTATTTTTTGATAAgcccttttttgttttgtagaaAACAGGTTTTAGGGAGAGgacattttatttataactctaaaaatcaaatataaattataaattaaaatgacgATGTTAACTAAtgtgaatttttaaaaacttaggTGGCAATATTAAGGTAGTCAACAAATAATcgaaatttatctttatctattattataaGTAGTATGCCCGTTTGATAcatgaattaattaaaaatcatatgtgcttctcaaaaaaaataaaaatcatatgtaaGTTGATTTTTAAGAATACCCTCTAATATAACTGACatcctattatatatatatatatatatatactaagtTCCTAACTTTGGTTATGGAAACACTACCAAGTTTCATTCAAGCAAAATATTATCGTAACTAATtagaataatttaaataaataatgaatttgcTTTTAAATTCCTAAAAATTTTTGGGCGACAGAATGTTAATTGAAACCACTTTAAGGTTTGATAATATAGGAGTAATAGGTCAACTAACGTGGCATAAAGAATAGTATAGGTTTAATTACCATTTTAATCCATTACATTTTCCACCTTATATGTCAAAATagtaatcattttttatttttacaagataaaaattttactttaatctaatctaaatatatatgtgtgtaaaactcatTTTTGGATACTTGAATACCATCTCTTACCCCCAAACCCCATAAACACTTATATTTATAGAGTAACCATCACACTAAGTATGTGTCGTAGTAAAATAAACCTCATTGTTTAGGtggtgaaaaaaataattgttatgACTaacattaatattaaaatataaataataatgcTACCTAGGATGCCATTTCGGTTGCCATGTGgccttaattttaaattttaatttaatttaaaaccgTTTTTCTCGTCATCCTCCAACTCTCCGTCCTCTAATTATACTAGGAAATTCGAAACTTGGATTCTCGCTGAAGGACTTAGCTTCTGTCCAGTGGCCAGAAAACTTACCCCTCGCTGAATTGCTGTAGAAGAAGGACTTGCTTGCTCCCTGCCATGTCAACGTCTCCTTAGGGGACtttccaattaatttttttttttttgtttttagaaaccTTTAccaatcaaaattgaaaacattttttggattttgtaaaACCTTAAGGCTATGGCCGGCCCAAGGAATTTTGGGTATTAATGCGACATTTAAATTTGGACCTTTTACatacttttaaatttaattaaaatatatttttcttttttcttttcttttttgaggaaaaactcAATGCACTATTATTAAGGTACTCGGGCAAAATCAGTCTAAAAAACAGAAGCAAAATA encodes:
- the LOC115989371 gene encoding uncharacterized protein LOC115989371 isoform X2 gives rise to the protein MEVVIDEIGWLDFYAAFSYMCNQERRRSKQYPIQAEKEIILTTVFTVCYDVFSAFAHFSHSTLLPLDTNLLEFLLRSQSLLTVCLEDYWAAYDKPCSESLKFSETGSSDATSFLRSRGTIKSSVVLGAQQNQNDLRARGCTENDTQHGSKLKKLDTISAGFVEGACAAKSIPQHESLIRKYSIKLASASSDIWMGTQLLFTDIRVAAELLVNQLRGYQVAERERKKLKKTLNDISSLIPVTILMLLPVSAIGHAAILAAIKKYIPFLIPSPYSSERLDVVKQLNRTKKMEVQSWSNLEDPSSRIPK
- the LOC115989371 gene encoding uncharacterized protein LOC115989371 isoform X3, which produces MEVVIDEIGWLDFYAAFSYMCNQERRRSKQYPIQAEKEIILTTVFTVCYDVFSAFAHFSHSTLLPLDTNLLEFLLRSQSLLTVCLEDYWAAYDKPCESLKFSETGSSDATSFLRSRGTIKSSVVLGAQQNQNDLRARGCTENDTQHGSKLKKLDTISAGFVEGACAAKSIPQHESLIRKYSIKLASASSDIWMGTQLLFTDIRVAAELLVNQLRGYQVAERERKKLKKTLNDISSLIPVTILMLLPVSAIGHAAILAAIKKYIPFLIPSPYSSERLDVVKQLNRTKKMEVQSWSNLEDPSSRIPK